A stretch of Polypterus senegalus isolate Bchr_013 chromosome 3, ASM1683550v1, whole genome shotgun sequence DNA encodes these proteins:
- the LOC120526827 gene encoding uncharacterized protein LOC120526827, which yields MARHISILKTTEEPTVVFGAQEFACLFCYKRSDYAGIISHLQSHKRTVVVHGGFKIYKCSLNCQGSGHYHCCYCQKTVVHKDQFLRHLSDCGKGPKVLPLPSMPMAPVTTQPLPSMPTAPVTTQSLSSVPTAPVTTQSLPSVPTAPVTAQPLPSEFKFFVLDLCSTVQSQRSKVVLFYIFVHMFSSLSLNLSPNLPKLAF from the exons ATGGCA AGACACATAAGTATATTGAAGACCACAGAGGAAcctacagttgtgtttggtgctcaGGAGTTTGCTTGTCTGTTTTGCTATAAAAGATCAGATTATGCAGGCATCATCAGCCACTTACAGAGCCACAAAAGGACAGTAGTTGTTCATGGAG gttttaaaatatacaagtgtTCACTGAACTGCCAGGGATCAGGCCATTaccattgctgttattgtcaGAAAACAGTAGTTCATAAAGATCAGTTCCTCAGGCACTTGTCAGATTGTGGCAAAGGTCCTAAAGTGCTCCCTCTGCCCTCCATGCCCATGGCACCGGTCACCACCCAGCCTCTTCCCTCCATGCCCACAGCACCAGTCACCACCCAGTCTCTGTCCTCTGTGCCCACGGCACCGGTCACCACCCAGTCTCTGCCCTCCGTGCCCACTGCACCAGTCACTGCCCAGCCTCTGCCATCTGAGTTCAAGTTCTTTGTTCTTGATCTTTGTTCAACTGTTCAGTCCCAGCGTTCAAaagttgttcttttttatatctttgttcATATGTTCAGTTCACTCAGTTTGAACCTCAGCCCAAATCTCCCAAAATTAGCATTTTAG